A genome region from Sphingobium sp. WTD-1 includes the following:
- a CDS encoding enoyl-CoA hydratase-related protein: MNFDHYSLLSFARDGRVLTITMNRPELLNAVSHALHEEMARVFFDAADDPDSDVIVLTGAGKAFSAGGDFEWLEQQVQGNRVPFVHEAKSMRRIVMGLLDCPKPVIAKVNGDAMGFGASVALLCDIVIAADHARFADPHVKLGLVAGDGGALIWPQLIGFTKAKHYLLTGEPIGAVEAERCNLITFAIPAAELDTYVATYTQKLARGAQTAIRYTKSVTNIALRQLFSSVFEAGVAYEGLATYTADFGEAVHAVLEKRRPNFTGR, translated from the coding sequence ATGAATTTCGACCATTATTCGCTGCTCAGTTTCGCCCGCGACGGGCGGGTGCTGACCATCACCATGAACCGCCCCGAATTGCTGAATGCGGTCAGCCATGCCCTGCATGAGGAAATGGCGCGGGTCTTCTTCGACGCGGCCGACGATCCCGACAGCGACGTCATCGTCCTGACCGGCGCGGGCAAGGCCTTTTCGGCCGGCGGCGATTTCGAATGGCTGGAACAGCAGGTGCAGGGCAATCGCGTGCCCTTCGTGCATGAGGCCAAGTCGATGCGCCGCATCGTCATGGGCCTGCTCGATTGCCCCAAGCCGGTGATCGCCAAGGTGAATGGCGATGCCATGGGCTTTGGCGCCTCGGTCGCGCTGCTGTGCGACATAGTGATCGCCGCCGACCATGCCCGGTTCGCCGACCCACATGTGAAGCTGGGCCTGGTCGCGGGGGATGGCGGCGCGCTGATCTGGCCGCAACTCATCGGCTTCACCAAGGCGAAACATTATCTGCTGACCGGCGAGCCGATCGGCGCGGTCGAGGCCGAGCGCTGCAACCTCATCACCTTCGCGATCCCCGCCGCAGAGCTGGACACTTACGTCGCCACCTATACCCAGAAGCTGGCGCGCGGCGCCCAGACGGCGATCCGCTACACCAAGTCGGTGACCAATATCGCGCTGCGCCAGCTCTTCAGTTCTGTGTTCGAGGCCGGCGTCGCCTATGAAGGGCTGGCGACCTACACCGCCGATTTCGGCGAGGCGGTCCATGCCGTGCTGGAAAAGCGTCGACCCAATTTCACCGGCCGATAG
- a CDS encoding nuclear transport factor 2 family protein, with translation MAEQLEARLRLALDRQEIEHVLKLYCRAIDRCDLELLRTIYHPDGTDDHGSFSGNAMEFAETIIPSLRESILDGMHTVTHCTIDVDGDFATSEAYYWAYQRTPGGKEAVTGFFGDDYAAKAIADGTIEGCHDYYCGGRYIDLFERRDGQWKILRRKITNEWNDIRPSTRISDAGYVAHYNLPGRRDRQDPVYLNTIPARA, from the coding sequence ATGGCCGAGCAACTCGAAGCAAGATTGCGTCTGGCGTTGGACCGGCAGGAGATCGAGCATGTGCTCAAACTCTATTGCCGCGCCATCGACCGGTGCGACCTGGAATTGCTGCGCACCATCTATCATCCCGATGGCACCGACGATCATGGCAGCTTTTCGGGCAATGCGATGGAATTTGCCGAAACGATCATCCCGTCGCTGCGCGAGAGCATCCTCGACGGCATGCACACGGTCACCCATTGCACCATCGACGTCGACGGTGATTTCGCGACCTCCGAGGCCTATTATTGGGCCTATCAGCGCACACCGGGCGGCAAGGAAGCGGTAACCGGCTTCTTCGGCGACGACTATGCCGCCAAGGCCATTGCCGACGGCACGATCGAGGGCTGCCACGATTATTATTGCGGCGGCCGCTATATCGACCTGTTCGAGCGGCGCGACGGCCAGTGGAAGATCCTGCGCCGCAAGATCACCAATGAATGGAACGACATCCGCCCCAGCACGCGGATCAGCGATGCGGGCTATGTCGCCCATTACAACCTGCCCGGCCGCCGCGACCGGCAGGACCCCGTCTATCTCAACACCATCCCCGCGCGCGCCTGA